The Ancylobacter sp. SL191 nucleotide sequence GGCCACGCGCACGGCCATCATGACCATGCGCATCATGACCATGACCACGCTCATCCCCACGCCCATCCCCACGCTGAACCCGCCGCGGCGGCACCGACGCAGGACAACAACCTGCGTGCCGCCTATCTCCATGTGCTGACCGACGCGCTCACCTCGGTCTTCGCCATCCTCGCTCTGCTCGGCGGCAGCCTTTACGGCTTCCTCTGGCTCGATCCGGTCATCGGCATCGTCGGCGCGCTGGTCGTCGCCCGCTGGTCCTTCGGCCTGCTGCGCGACACGGCTGGCGTGCTGCTCGACTTCACACCGCGCGCCGGCCTGCCGCAGACCATCCGCGCCACGCTGGAGGAGCAGGGCGCGGAGGTGACGGACCTGCATGTCTGGCAGGTCGGCCCCGGCCACCACGCGGCGGTGGTCGCGCTGCGCAGCGCGACGCCGCGCGCGCCGGCCGCCTACAAGCACGATCTGGAGCACATTGAAGGGCTCTCGCACGTCACCGTGGAGGTGAACCCGGTCGAGGCCCGTGCGGCCTGAGGGCCGGGCTACACCGCCGGCTCGGGCGCGACGGCAACCCCGGCGCGCTCCAGCACCCGCGCCGCCTTCAGCGCCGCGTCCTCGCGCCAGGGCGCGGCGATGAGTTGCACCGCCACCGGCAGCCGCTCATTGAGCGGGATCGGCGCGGCGACCACCGGAAGGCCGATGAAGGAGATCGGCTGGGTGTAGATGCCGATATTCGGCCGCACCAGCATCTCGCGCCCGTCGAGCACGAAGGTCACCTGCCCGCTCTTTGGCGCCGGCACCGGCGAGGCGGGGGCGATCAGCACGTCATACTCGGCGAACAGCTCCAGCGCCCGCTCGCGGAACCAGCGGCGCAGGATCTGCGCCCGCGCGATCCAGGCGGCGGGCAGCACCGCGCCGGCCAGCAGCCGCTCGCGCACCGCCGGGTCGAAATCGCCGGGTCGCGTGCGCATGCGGTCGAGATGCAGCGCCGCGCCCTCGGCCATGGTGATGAGATAGGCGGCGGCGCGCGCCCGCTCCACCTCCGGCAGCTCCACCGAGCGCTTGGCGCCCAGCGCCCGCGCGGCGGCGGCCACCGCCGCATAGGTCTGCAGCGAGCCCTGCCGCGCGAACCAGCCGCCGAGCACGGCGACCTTGAGATCGCCCGGCGCGTCCAGCCGCTCCAGCACCGGTTCGGCCGGCATGTCGGCCAGCGCCGGGTCGTCCGCATCGGGGCCAAGCAGCGCGTCATAGCTGGCCGCGAGGTCGCCGACAGTGCGGGCGAAGGGGCCGAGATGGT carries:
- a CDS encoding AtzE family amidohydrolase, which encodes MSLTEVDTDRVIELLGGSALDLAAAVRAGEVSARAVVEAALARIAVVDPVLNAFTDVTAARARAEADAIDARRAAGKPLGPLAGVPFAVKNLFDLKGLPTRAGSKINRDRPPAPRDATLVERLNAADAVCLGGLNMGEYAYDFTGENVHDGISRNPHAIGHMAGGSSGGSGAAVGGKLVPLALGSDTNGSIRVPSSFCGIFGLKPTYGRLSRARSFPFVASLDHLGPFARTVGDLAASYDALLGPDADDPALADMPAEPVLERLDAPGDLKVAVLGGWFARQGSLQTYAAVAAAARALGAKRSVELPEVERARAAAYLITMAEGAALHLDRMRTRPGDFDPAVRERLLAGAVLPAAWIARAQILRRWFRERALELFAEYDVLIAPASPVPAPKSGQVTFVLDGREMLVRPNIGIYTQPISFIGLPVVAAPIPLNERLPVAVQLIAAPWREDAALKAARVLERAGVAVAPEPAV